Below is a genomic region from Seriola aureovittata isolate HTS-2021-v1 ecotype China chromosome 23, ASM2101889v1, whole genome shotgun sequence.
ATCCTGGAGCTTTTCTGCCGAGACGAGCAGGTGTGCATCTGTCTGCTGTGCAGTGAGACAGACCACAAAGACCACGACACAGTGTCTGTGGAAGAAGAAGGGGCTCAACAGAGAGTAAGACACCTCATTTTTAAATCCtagtttattttgttaaatgcTAAAAAGAATAAACTGAACATTGAATGATGGATTGACTGATTTAATATTGTTTGTTGCCTTGAAATTCTTCATTTTAGGTGAATATTGAGGCCAAAAATGCAAAGATCAAAATGATTATTGAGGAAAGAATGCAAAAGATTCAGGAATTTACAGCTTCCTCCGAAATGAGCAGAGTGAGTACTGAGGAAAATTATGTGCCTGATTCTGCCATTTAATATAAATCTTTGCTAATGACATGATTTATGGTTACAGGAGAAAGTACAGAAAGAGATTGATGCCAGTGAAAAGCTCTTCAGTGCTCTAATGAATCAAGTACGAGACATGCATACCAAAATAAAATCGAACATACAGGAAAAGCTCAGGAAATCACAAGAAAAGGACAAAACGGTGATTCAAGAGCTGCACGAGGAAATCACAGAACTGCAGAGGAAGCAGtcggagctggaggagctgtcACAAAATGACGACCACCTTCAACTTCTGCAGGTTAgacaacacccccccccccatgagcCACAACTGTTTGCTGCTAGATGATGCAGTGTTTACAACATGGGTCTGTTAAATGCAAAAggtgctaaataaataaataaatagtttcttttcctttgcaTCTTTTCCTTATCAGTTGGTTCCTCCAGCTTAAGAGGAAGAGATGCAGCAACACGACTGGAAACAGAGCctttctagtctttatgctaagctaagctaagctaatttgCTGCTGGCTCtaagtatattatatatatatagttacacagatatgagagtgtTATCGATCTTCACTTCTAACTCTTGGCATGAATGCGACTTCTGCTGCTTATGTGAACTCAGCTTTTTTGTGCCTGTGTTTcaagacacaaaaaaatgtctgctTGGATGCAAGTggttggtttttaaaaaaaataaatatagcGGTATGCCACTCACGatcatgtgtttgtgaatcATTTCAGACTCTGAAGGCCCTGGACACCATATCAGATGCCAAGGACTGGTCAAAAACCAGGGTTTACTCAGacctgtgtgtgcagacagtcAGGAGAGCCATGTCTCATCTTGTGCAGACTTTTATAGCAGAACTGAGAACTCTGACAAACACGGGTAAATATGCTGCATTTGCTTCATTCGTTATGATGTCTATTATCATGAATGACCCATAACTGTGTTGCCACTTCTTACAGAACTGACCAAAATGAGACAATATAAAGGTGAGGTCATACCtacatttgtttcacttttctttcaaaattCAGATATTATTACCAAAGATGGCAGCTTTGattaaacttattttttttcagagtCAGTCACCTTTGACCAAGCCACTGCTGGCTGCGGCCTTAGGGTGACTCAATTTGGGAATTTGAGGTGCTACAGACCTGCAAGTTCATCATCGTCTGATGACTTCTTTGATGAGAGGTTTGACTTTCCCATGATTTTGGGGAAGAAGGGCTTCACCTCTGGACGGCACTACTGGGAAGTCCAAGTGGGCCTTAGAAGCAACTGGGATGTTGGTGTTGCCAAGGAAACAGTGAACAGAACAGGGAGGGTCagcctgaaaaaagaaaatggattcTTTGCCATAGGAAAGAGGGGTTTTGATTATCAAGCTCATTGTACACCCTTCACTGCACTCCACCTGTGTCCCAGGCCAAAATATGTGGGAGTTTATTTGGACTATGAGGAAGGCAGGGTCTCTTTCTACGATATTAATGAGAAGctgcacattttctctttcacaaGAGAATCTTTCACAGGGAAACTCTTCCCCTACTTTTATCTGTTCAGCAGGGCAAAGAAATCTGAGCCCTTGAGTATCCTCTAACTTCTATGCAAGATCCTTTCTCTCATTCGCTCCCTCGAGAAAGCTATAGATAGTATAGAACTGTTGTTACGTCAAAACTCACAATTTCAGTGTGAGCAATTGAAATCTGAACATCATTAAAGGCTAAGCTATGATAGCAGCAACATATTGTGAAATGACCAGCAACAACTATGCACCATAGACTATATTGTACTGGGGTGTAGTGCTTTTTAGTCTTAATATTAGTAGAGCCTTATTTCAGTCTAACACTGTGCCTAGGAAGCTTGGCATGAGTAGCACAttagcacagcagcagcatcttcaGTCCTCTTGATATGTGTACACAGGATATCTTAAGTACTGAGTGTAGGTCAGTCACTTTTTGGCAGTGCTAAGAgccatgaatgtgtgtttgcatcattactgaaataaacattttgaatgGTTTTGTTGCCCTATTTGGAGATTCAGCTGAACTGTTATGAGAAAGCGCCACCCCC
It encodes:
- the LOC130164237 gene encoding E3 ubiquitin-protein ligase TRIM39-like gives rise to the protein MSSFSIIASLTEDHFQCSICLNIFSDPVTTPCGHNFCKTCLSEHWDNSELCQCPTCNKRFYMRPEISTNMVIEDISVQIKRRKVETLESVDAPWQVKCDVCTELKFKAQKSCLVCLTSYCEAHLEPHHRVPSLVRHKLIDPVENLEERMCEKHERILELFCRDEQVCICLLCSETDHKDHDTVSVEEEGAQQRVNIEAKNAKIKMIIEERMQKIQEFTASSEMSREKVQKEIDASEKLFSALMNQVRDMHTKIKSNIQEKLRKSQEKDKTVIQELHEEITELQRKQSELEELSQNDDHLQLLQTLKALDTISDAKDWSKTRVYSDLCVQTVRRAMSHLVQTFIAELRTLTNTELTKMRQYKESVTFDQATAGCGLRVTQFGNLRCYRPASSSSSDDFFDERFDFPMILGKKGFTSGRHYWEVQVGLRSNWDVGVAKETVNRTGRVSLKKENGFFAIGKRGFDYQAHCTPFTALHLCPRPKYVGVYLDYEEGRVSFYDINEKLHIFSFTRESFTGKLFPYFYLFSRAKKSEPLSIL